A region of the Salvia splendens isolate huo1 chromosome 11, SspV2, whole genome shotgun sequence genome:
ATGCCAGAAACGTCTCTTGATGGTCAAAAGGTGCAAAAAGCAAAAGATGTCATGTGAAGATCAGAGGCAAAGAAACAGAGTTTCTGTTGTTGTATATAAGCCTCCCAAGGCTAATACGATCACGACCTCGAAGATCCAACTCGATTCCTACTGTTACTATGGCGAGAGTTCGTTGTTTTTGCCTATATATTGTTGCTCTGTCATAGAAAATATCTGGCTTAACATCACCCCTCTCAAGACGTAGAAACGCATCCTATCGAATTGGGTAATTAATATAGTATGTGTGTATCTTATTAGCGAATACTTGTAAGTTTATTTCCCAACAGATCATCCTAATTTGTAAAGGCAAATTCCAAAGAATTAATGATCCATGCTAAATTGCTAATCAACTTGATTGCATCTAAGGTAAAACTGAGTTGACCCAAAAATTATGCATAATTTCCAGATATCAAGAAATCCCCAAGAAAGTTTTCCCTGGCATTTTTTTGAATAAATCCAGCCAGTAAATATTTAGAAAAAAGATTGGACTAAGAAAATGATTTAACATTCTATATGGAGACTTAGGTGTGAGCCTTTAAAAAACTTCTCTTCATAGATAACAATTAATGAATTTATGTACAAAGAATTTCAATCAATGATTCCTTCATTCTTGGAAATATATACAACATTTCTACCTCTTGTGAATCATCTTCTTTTTCATACTTCATATTCTTCCACATAGTTTTGCTTCAAGTAAAAGCCAATTTTCTCCAAAGCCTTGGGATTTGAATAGCAACCAAATAGAATACTCATCTCTTTCAGCAGGATAGGAGACGTATCAATCTCAACCGTCTTTTTGATCTGCAACGAATAACAGTTTTCGACTTTGGTCAGCATGAACTCAAAACTAACATAAAAACAAAAGATTTATTTTGTTTGGCCAAAAGTTATCAGTCAAATAAGTATGTACCTTCCCTAGTGCCATCCTTGCagcttttctttctctctcacgaGAGGCCATTTCAGCAAAGCGGCCTTTGAGCATTGCAACCCGCGAAGCCTTCTTTGGCGACATTTGGACACCTTCAGCAGCAGATGTAGGAGTCGTGGAAGAGGTTGAACAGGGGCTTTTTTCTTCAATGGGAACAGCCCCGCGAGTATAAGCATCAATAGCTGCTTCTTGACACCGGTTCACACCTTTGTCAGAATTTTTCCTCAATGATGTGCAGCCATTTAGTGTTTTTTCCTGTCAAATTGACAAAGCACTCATTTAGTGTCAAATTGATGAAAGTGGAAAGCACAAGGTGTAGAACAACCATACTTACATTCTTAATCCCTGCTCCGAGCTTCAGTTTTTTCTCCAGTGATACGCGCCTTGAGTAGCCACGTTTTTCAGCTTTGGGAGCTTTCATCGGACCAGCTGCTGGCTTCATTACTTGGTTACTGTTATCTACATCTAGCTTCATTTTTTTAGCCAATATTTCCCACCTCCTCTTGAAGTTACAATTCAATAGCCTTGCGTTGCGATAAACTTCATCCAAAGGAGAGTGATACAACATCGCATTCCTAAAAGTCAGCAGCATGTCACCAGAAAATTCCTTTGCATCAGAGTACATATTCCTCTCCAGATTACGCTTTATTGTTCCTAAATCCATTGGAGTCCTAATCTTCTTGAAGTAATCAGGAGCCTTCACTAGATCGACTGGCTTAGTGAACACCCATGCCAGTCTACGATCCATCAATTCTTTCAAAAGATTACTGCACTCAACTTTCACATTGCAGTCCATCTTCTGCTTTTTCCACCTATGATCATCAATGGACATCTCTGGAACATTAGCCTTAACAGGCTTAGTTACAGCAACAGAAACTCTTTTCCTTTGCCATTGATCATCAATGGACGTCTTTTGCTTTTTACACCTTCGACCGTCAAGAGGCATTTCTGGCTTCCTTTTGCCTGAGTCCAATGGCATAGATGGCTTCACCGTGGAAGGCATGCGAGTATCATCAGTTCCTTTGAGTACCTTATCTTCAACTATAGGCCATACACCTTTGGGAGTTACAACATTGAACTTCAGAGGACAACGAGCTGCCTTGTTCGTAGCAACCTTGTGAGTGAGTTGCATCGGATAGCACGACCTAGTTTGAGTTTGGTTTCCAGCCATTGCAATTGTATTGCTTCAATAACACTGGAGAAGCACAACAAAAAACAGAAATCATCAGAAATAGCCATCTTTCATACATTCGCTCATATGAATTGAATGCATCCAAAACATAAAGTTGGCCAAGAGAAATAAGATAAAATCAAATCGTGAACTCAagatatcaaataaaattactcctataatttaagaaatccagaaaaaaaaaacaattgaaaAACAAATCGAACAGTTAGAAAATTGTGCGAAAAAAAATTCAAGGATATTTGGATAGAAATTTTTGTAACATTTACCATCAACTCATTAAAATGCATTACTCCTATTTCTACAAACAATTTATCGTAGTTTGAGTATGTGGCGCATGCTTAAGAAGGAGGGGGAGAAGAAGAAGCTATTCGTGGAGTTTGATTTTTAGGGTACAAAGCAAGTTTATGATGGATTGATCGGCAACACCAAAGTCTTCAAAATTATGAATGAGTAAACAAccaattgaaagaatttaacgACAACAAATCAAAATGTAGCTAGGTTTTGCGATCATACCTACACGTTGAGGAAGTTCGTCTATGAATCGGAGAGCTGCGTTGAAGAAGAACGATGCACGTTGGCGGAGGGCTTCGAACTTGGAAGAGAGTTAGTAGTTTGCGTGAGAATTAAGTGCAATTATCTGATTGATCTTCAATTTAAATAGGTTTTGGCGGTTTAATGAAAGCACCGATTTTTTGGAGTTATGTAAGGAAATAAAAACTTTTGGGAAGGAATTAAGATTGCTTTTGCTAATCTAGACTGTATCggataattattattaataaattaattattgtttagtCACGCAGGTCAGTTAggttcaaattttatttatataggaTTCTTTTATTATATAGTCCATAATTATCTAGATAAATTTTAGTGGCATTGTGAAACTCGTAGGTTGCAGTtctagttaattaattaattattaaaaactataaaataaattgtttctcgaaatgaaattttatttttttatttaaatctgaattttcagattttttgaaattaaaaaaaatgaaaatctaACGGCATTGTTGTTGGCCAACCAGAAAAtaccacgtcgcctgctcgtcGGCAAGGACGGTGCTCTTCGGCAAGAGCACATCCGTACCGTCACCAAAAGCGCAGCGGTGAACACGGCTCCTGCTCTTGCGGGAGAGCACTGCGTGGAACTGCGGAAGCTCTAACAAAATACTTAAGCAAAAGAACCACGTCAATTTGagaaattacaattttatctAGTACTATTAGAGTAAAATAACAAATTCTTCTCGTCGTTAATTTCCTTCTAATATTTCGCTCCCTCTAAAATTAGGGTTTACAAACTTTTACATCTCATTAATTGTCTTACAAATAATTAGCTTTACGGACAAATAATTTTTATCAACTtgtcctaaaataaaaaaaaaacggaGTATGATTCATATCATCTttgtgaagaacgaacctacggttgtgatgatcgaaatgcaaattaatgaaatgacaacatgcaaggaagaacacaagcgaattacgtggttcggcgtaagcctacatccacgggcagaatctggtgtgtttctttattgatcactcgagaaattacaaacataagagcactcaaaactctcaagaatttacaagatggaaaaccctcaactcgcccgaaaacttcttgcttcgagagctaaaaacgcacagctgaaagataacacttcctctcttgaattctctctctatcacttttgatttctgttgttgttagttccggaatgaatcgcaactcccttaagaagtatcgatcaagaaaaccgccgaacagcttcctttgccgaacagcttccttttgccgaacagctttcttttgccgaacagcttccaattgccgaacagcttccaattgctgaacagcttccttttgccgaacagcttccaattgccgaacagcttccaattgctgaacagcttccaattgctgaacagcttcctttggcCGAACAgctccttttgccgaacacggttataaccgtttccaacggctagttcctgttttggttcccaacggctatttcctgacttgattcttccaccagctcaatccgatcttgatgagctcaaacactaacaaatcctccacctttgagcaatctaagatccatcaccaccagttccaccttccttcccatacttacaaatttcggaccaccccaaccaaatccaagcaatgtcggaacttggatcttggtagggctttagtaagtgcatcagccgcattgtgctcggtgctgaccttctcaatcttcaccgcacccttctcaacctcatctcgaatgaaatgcagcctcacgtctatatgtttgctgcgttcatgatatgtctgatgtttcgagagacaaatcgcgctattgctgtcgcacttgatcacaacattctcttgcttcaccccaaaatcaccaactatacccctaagccagaagctttcctttactgcctcagcaagagctatatactctgcctccgtcgtcgatagagccaccacggattggagattagacttccagctcaccgcggagccgaacaaggtaaatatgtacccagattgtgagcgcctattatcaaggttagctgcataatctgaatcgcaaaacccaataatgctatccttatctccttcattctctgatttgaacattattcccagatcactacttcctttgagatacttgagaatccctttcaaagccaaccagtgctctcttcccggacaggacatgtatctgctcaccacgcttaccgcatgagaaatatcaggccttgtgcatatcatcatatacatcacactcccaactatgttggaataaggtatctggctcatctctctttcttcttgctgaTTTCTGGGACATTGTGATTTGGACAGCTTAGTCTGTTGTGATAGTGGAACTGAGGTTGTTCTACTCTTGTCAATCTGATATTTGCGCAGTACTTTCTGAATGTAGCCTTCTTGGGACAACCACAACACCCTCTTATCTGCATTTCTGAatatatccattcccaaaatcttgctagcactccccagatccttgatttcaaatccctttttcaataaggctttcaccctatctagctcctgtctatctggtccagcaagcaagatgtcgtctacatataatagcaaatacacagcaggtccctcagactttgatttgaagtagacacaactatcatatctggaatttataaatcccatactctgcatatgttcatcaaacttgatatgccattgtctacttgcttgcttcaaaccgtatagacttttcttcagtagacaaaccttatcttcactcccatgtatcacaaatccctctggctgattcatgtatatagtttcctcaagctctccatgaagaaaggctgtcttcacatcaagttggtccaaaaaccaacttctttgagcaactatagctagcaaaattctgattgaggcatgctttaccactggagaaaatacttcattatagtctattccctcctcttgtgtgaacccccgagctacaagcctagccttgaacctaatcttgttcccaacctccaactttttcttgtatatccacttacaaCTCACTGGTTTTTGTGTGGAAGGTCTCTTCACAAGCACCCATGTCTTGTTCTTGATCAGGGACTGTATTTCATCTATCATAGCCTCCATCCACTGCTTGCTCTCCTTAGAACTCATAGCTTCCTTGAAGCTTGAAGGCTCTGCATACTCTATGTTTTCTGCAACACATAGTGCATATAGCAAGTATTCTTCTTCACTGTATCTTGTAGATGGTTTAGGGATTCTTCTGACCCTATCTCTGGCTAGAACATAGTCACCCAAATCCTGCTGCTCTTCTTCAGGGTTCAAGACATCAGcatctgcttcttcttgttcactatgatttcccatctgctgttcaggctcagcaattctatctgctccagaaacctccacctgaactgattcctcagcctcctcaggttctggaacacccatctccaccatcctctcaggctctgg
Encoded here:
- the LOC121756074 gene encoding transcription factor GTE12-like; its protein translation is MSIDDHRWKKQKMDCNVKVECSNLLKELMDRRLAWVFTKPVDLVKAPDYFKKIRTPMDLGTIKRNLERNMYSDAKEFSGDMLLTFRNAMLYHSPLDEVYRNARLLNCNFKRRWEILAKKMKLDVDNSNQVMKPAAGPMKAPKAEKRGYSRRVSLEKKLKLGAGIKNEKTLNGCTSLRKNSDKGVNRCQEAAIDAYTRGAVPIEEKSPCSTSSTTPTSAAEGVQMSPKKASRVAMLKGRFAEMASRERERKAARMALGKIKKTVEIDTSPILLKEMSILFGCYSNPKALEKIGFYLKQNYVEEYEV